In Shewanella glacialimarina, the genomic stretch CAATTTGGTGGTTTAGCCAGCATGGCTGGCATTAATATCGGTGGTGGCGGCACAGATAAAACGGTTGCGGCACTGGAGTTTATGAAGTCTCGTGCATTTTTGCAGAGCTTTATCGAAAAACGTGATCTCTACGTACCCATTTTAGCCGCCCAAGGCTGGGATCAAGCATCAAATAAACTTATCATAGTGCCGGAACTCTATGATGAGACAAATAATACATGGGTTCGTGCAGCACCTCCAGGTTTCAAGGTTATCCCAACAGCGTGGGAAGCTTATGACGCGCTAAATAAGATGATCACCGTATCTGAGCAGTCTAAAAAAGGCTTTGTTAAAATCGAATTGGAATATTACTCGCCTGAATTAGCCGCAAAATGGTTAGCCTGGTTGGTAGAGGATTTAAATGCGTATTGGAAGGCTAGAGAACACGCACAAACTCAAAAAAGCATTGCATTTTTAACTAAGCAAGCAGACGGAGCGCAATTGTCTGAATTAAAGAATGTTTTTTATCAGCTAATCGCTGAGCAAACTAAAACAACAGTACTCAATGAAGTCAGTGACGAAGTGCTATTCGAGACAATAGCCCCTATTGTATTGCCAGAACAAAAAAGTGCACCATCGCGGGCTTTGTTATGCATAGTTGGTTTTGCACTTGCTTTTATGCTGTCGTGTGTTTTGGGACTCTTTTATTGTGTATTTCGACCTGTAAAAAACAGTCAATAAAAGAATGATTTATTTTTTGATTAAGATACTTTACTAAATGAGCGAACATATAGTTCTGGAACGTGACGATAGAATTATTGTGCTATTACATCATATTGTGGTGTGGTTGATGGCAGGCTATTTGTTAGCTGATATGGTCTCTGGTTTTTCATTAATGAAGTTGGGCGTTGATCTAAAATTTTCGCTCATTTATAAAACACCATTATTTGGTATTTTATTGTTATTGATTGGTCGTTATCAGTTTAAGTTGATGCTTACGATTCTTAGTTTTATCGTCGTGTTAATGATTGCTCCTGCAATTTCATATTTCAAGCTTGCTCAACCGAACATGTTCTTTTTCGACTTTGGTTATGTAATTAAGTTACTCATGCCAATGACGATATTCACTTATTTTTATGTTATGACTCAACAGGCCCCTGCTTGGTCATATCGTTGGGCTAAAACAATACTTTGGACATGTTTTTATTCACTATGTTTAAACTTTTTCTTTGCTGCAATAGGCGTTGGGAGCTCGACATATAATACCGGGGGCGGTAATACTGCAGGCTCTACAGGGTTTATTTATGCAGGTAATGAGTTAGGTTCTACATTTTTGGTGATTTTTGGTTTTGCACTTCATAAAGTATGGAATGATAAGCCTAGATATTTGTATATTATATTGGCTATGTTTACCATTTATTGTGGTTTTTTGGTTGCAACTAAGACCACAATGTTAGCAGCCTTAATTTTAGTTACCATGATACCTATTGTTAATGAAAGACAGAATTTGTTTCGCTTCACTAAGTTTAAAGCAAAGCTTATTTTGCCTTTACTTATAGCCCTAACTATTTTAGCTGTTAGCTTATTCGAGATATTAGATTCTATAGGTTTATTAGGTAGATTTGAGTACTTTTATAGACAACGAGGCATAGTGGGTATTATTTGGTCAAATCGGGATGTTTTTATTATTGATTTAATATCAATATACATACACCAAAGTTCATTAATTGAGCAGATTTTTGGGCAAGGTATTGCTATTGGATTAAAGCACTCTGTTGGAAAGGGGTCTGCAGAAGTAGATTTTGTAGATTTGTTGCTTTGGTTTGGTTTTATTGGTTTATCGATGTGTTTGATATTTTATTCTTTTTTACTGGTTTTATCAGCTAAGTTGACATTAAGACTGAAAAGCATAAATGCTCCGGCTATTTTTTTAATCAACGGACTATTATTAATGCTATCGGCGTTAAGTGGCCACATCTGGATTTCAGGAACATTAGGTATTTCCGTCGGGGTTATTAATAGCTTACTTTGGTATGAAAAAATGGACTTAGATAAAGTCAGTGGTGGTTAAAATTCAACCTGATGGTATGGCAGTGTTATTTAATAAATTAAGAGAAATGTAATGTTTAAACAATCTAGAATTGCAGTGATAGGGCTTGGTTACGTCGGCTTACCTTTGGCGGTAGAGTTTGGTAAGCATTACCCAACTATTGGTTTTGATATTAATGAAATTCGTGTGGCTGAACTTAAGTCCGGCATGGATAATACTCTTGAAGTTGAAAAAGAAGAGCTTTTAGAAGCTAAGCTATTAACCTTTACTTGTGAACTTAAGGATATTGCAAATTACAATATTTATATTGTGACAGTACCGACGCCTATAGATGATAACAATGCCCCGGATTTGACTCCACTAGTTAAAGCCTCTGAAGCACTTGGTAAGGTCATTACTAAGGGCGACACTGTTATTTATGAATCTACAGTTTACCCCGGAGCTACCGAAGAGGTTTGTATCCCTATTATTGAGCAGATTTCAGGCCTCAAGTTTAATGTCGATTTTTATGCAGGATATAGTCCTGAGCGTATTAATCCTGGTGACAAAGTCAATCGCTTAACCACCATTATGAAGATTACGTCAGGCTCTACACCTGAGACTGCCGATTTCGTTGATAATCTGTATTCATCAATTATTACAGCGGGTACACACAAAGCTTCATCGATTAAAGTGGCTGAAGCAGCTAAAGTAATTGAAAATACACAACGAGATCTGAATATCGCAATTATCAATGAATTTGCGAAGATTTTTAATAGACTCGATATTGATACTGAAGAGGTGTTAAAAGCTGCTGGTACTAAGTGGAACTTTCTTCACTTTAAACCAGGTTTAGTTGGTGGTCATTGTATTAGTGTAGATCCATATTATCTCACCCATAAAGCCAAAGAAGTAGGTTATACACCAGAAGTCATACTAGCAGGTCGTCGAATTAACGACGGTATGGGAGCTTATGTTTCAACTCAAATGGTAAAAAAACTTGCTAGTAAAAAAATCCATATTGATGAAGCTAAAGTACTGGTGCTCGGTTTCACTTTCAAAGGTGATTGTCCTGACGTTCGTAATACTAAAGTTATTGACGTTATCAACGAGTTGAAAAGTTTTAATATCTCCGTTGATGTATATGATGCATGGGCTAATCCGGCGGAAGTTAAGCATGAATATGATTTAGACCTTATTTCAGAACTAAAACTGAATGAATATGATGGCATTATCATCGCAGTCGATCATAGTGAATTTAAAGCGATGGGTATCGAGAAGGTGCGCCAACTCGGAAAAGAAAACCATGTCGTTTACGATGTTAAGTATGTTTTCGGTATCAATGATTCAGATTTGAGGTTGTAATTATGAAGAAGTTTGCACTGATAGGCACCGCTGGTTATATCGCGCCAAGGCATTTAAATGCTATTAGAGACACGGGTAATGAGCTCGTGGTTGCAATGGATATTAATGATTCTGTTGGCATTATGGATATGCACTTTCCTGACTCAGAGTTTTTTACAGAATTTGAGGATTTTGCAGCTTATGTGGAAGATGAAGCAATTAAAGGCAATAAGCTAGATTATGTTTCTATATGCTCGCCTAATTATTTACATACCCCACATATGAAATTTGCGTTGAAAAATGGCATTGATGTTATTTGTGAAAAACCCATGGTGCTTCATTCAAGTGAGATAGATATTCTTGCTCAATACGAGAAAAAGTATGGTGCGAAAGTTAATACTATTCTGCAACTACGATTACACCCTTCGATTCTTGCGTTGAAAGAGAAAGTAGCAAATGCGCCTAAAGATAAAGTTTTTGATGTAGAGCTTACATACATGACATCCCGTGGTAAGTGGTATTTGAAGTCTTGGAAGGGCGATAATACCAAGTCTGGCGGTGTGGCTACTAATGTTGGTGTTCATTTCTACGATATGCTTCATTTTATTTTTGGTGATCTTAAGCATAACGAAGTCCATTATCGTGATGAACAAACTGCAGCAGGATATATTGAGTACGCCCAAGCTCGTGTTAAATGGTTTTTATCTATTGATGCAAATAATTTACCCGATAATGCGGTGAAGGGGGAGAAGACAACCTATCGTAGTATTTTAATAGGCGATGAAGAGTTAGAGTTTTCTGGTGGTTTTACCGATCTTCATACGCAGAGTTATCAACGCATTTTAGATAATAAGGGGTACGGCCTAGAAGATAATCGCGTTGCTATTGAAACCGTTGAAATTATCAGAGAACAAGCACTGGCTTCTAACCCTATAAATTATCACCCATTAATGAATAAACTGATTTAATCATTGTTCTATTTATTTACTCTGTAAGCCATTCAACAGTGGCTTACATGTTGAGTTGAGTCATTATGAAATATACTAAACATGATACTGCCATTGTCGATGATGGCGCCACAATTGGTGATAACACTCGAATTTGGCACTTTGTGCATATTTGCGGACAGGCAAGTATAGGTGAAGGTTGCTCATTAGGGCAAAACGTTTTTATTGGTAATAAAGTGGTTATTGGTAATAACGTTAAGATTCAGAATAATGTGTCCGTTTACGACAATGTATATATAGAAGATGATGTATTTTGTGGGCCAAGCATGGTTTTTACTAACGTCTATAATCCCCGCTCTTTTATCGAAAGAAAAACCGAGTATCGCGATACGTTAATTAAACGCGGTGCAACACTTGGTGCAAACTGTACTATTGTATGCGGTGTTACTGTAGGTGCTTTTTCATTAATAGGTGCTGGTGCGGTTGTTAATAAAGATGTGCCTGAATATGCGTTAATGGTAGGGGTTCCCGCTAAACAAATAGGCTGGATCAGTGAGTATGGTGAGCAGCTTCCGTTACCTTTAGTTGGTCAAGCTGAGTGTGCTTGTGAGCATACAGGAACAAAATATGTGCTCAGTAACAATACATTGACTAAAGTGAGTTAGATATAATGCAATTTATCGATTTAGCCGCTCAATATGAGCACCTTAAAACACGTATTGATTCGCGAATTCAAACCGTTTTAGATCACGGTTGTTATATTATGGGCCCAGAAGTAGAGGAACTAGAATCTCAATTAGCCGATTATGTTGGCGTTAAGCATGCTATTACCTGTGCAAATGGCACTGATGCATTACAGCTGTGTATGATGGTTTTAGACATTAAAGAAGGCGATGCAGTTTTTTGTCCTACTTTTACATTTTTCGCTACGGCCGAAGTTGTAGCATTTGCAAATGCCACTCCTGTTTTTGTTGATTCTGATGTACAAACTTTTAATATTTGCCCAGTAGATTTAGAAAAAAGAATATTAGAAGTTATCAGTGAAGGTAAGTTAATACCTAGGGCGATTATCGCTGTAGATCTATTTGGATTGCCTGCAAATTATCCTGAAATACAGAAGATCGCCGATAAGTATGGCCTTAAATTAATTGAAGATGCTGCTCAAGGTTTTGGTGGTGCTATTAATGGGCAACGCGCAGGAAGTTTTGGAGATATTGCCACAACCAGTTTTTTCCCAGCTAAGCCTCTAGGGTGTTACGGCGATGGTGGGGCTATTTTTACAAATAACGATGATTATGCAACATTGCTTAAATCCTTAAGAGTGCACGGCAAAGGTAGTGATAAATACGATAACGTTAGAATAGGCATTAATAGTCGTTTAGATACTATTCAGGCAGCCGTATTACTTGAAAAACTGGCTGTATTTCCTCAAGAGTTGGTTCATCGCAATCGGGCTGCATCATTTTATAGTACCCGTTTGAGTGATCGTTTTGTCACCCCTATACTGCCTGCAGGCTATACTTCATCTTGGGCTCAATATACCTTGATTGATGATAAGCGCGAAGCTGTTATGGCTGAATATAAAAGCAAAGGCGTACCTACCATGATTTATTATGGTACTTGTATGCATCAACAAACGGCATTTAGTCATTTAAACTACTCAGATGCTGATTTTCCCATAGCATCATTGCTTGCTAAGCAAGTGTTTAGTCTACCAATGCACCCTTATATAACAGAAACGTCTCTCGAATCTATTTGCTTAATATCAAAATGAATGGTCTTTGGAACAAAGCATTAAAGGTTTTTTTAGGGACATCTGTTTTACAGATGTCCTCCATTTTAAATTTTATTGTGCTCGCGAGGCTACTCTCATCTCAAGATTTTGGTCACTTAAGACAGCTGATGCTATTGAATCAAATTCTGTTTTCAGTCCTTTTTGCTGC encodes the following:
- a CDS encoding Wzz/FepE/Etk N-terminal domain-containing protein; its protein translation is MSSEIERLNSNTEVVSFSAMFAMLWRTKWFIIIFTMAVSTATVLYAISLPNVYRASALYLPKSGDEAGGGLAKLAGQFGGLASMAGINIGGGGTDKTVAALEFMKSRAFLQSFIEKRDLYVPILAAQGWDQASNKLIIVPELYDETNNTWVRAAPPGFKVIPTAWEAYDALNKMITVSEQSKKGFVKIELEYYSPELAAKWLAWLVEDLNAYWKAREHAQTQKSIAFLTKQADGAQLSELKNVFYQLIAEQTKTTVLNEVSDEVLFETIAPIVLPEQKSAPSRALLCIVGFALAFMLSCVLGLFYCVFRPVKNSQ
- a CDS encoding O-antigen ligase family protein, which encodes MLADMVSGFSLMKLGVDLKFSLIYKTPLFGILLLLIGRYQFKLMLTILSFIVVLMIAPAISYFKLAQPNMFFFDFGYVIKLLMPMTIFTYFYVMTQQAPAWSYRWAKTILWTCFYSLCLNFFFAAIGVGSSTYNTGGGNTAGSTGFIYAGNELGSTFLVIFGFALHKVWNDKPRYLYIILAMFTIYCGFLVATKTTMLAALILVTMIPIVNERQNLFRFTKFKAKLILPLLIALTILAVSLFEILDSIGLLGRFEYFYRQRGIVGIIWSNRDVFIIDLISIYIHQSSLIEQIFGQGIAIGLKHSVGKGSAEVDFVDLLLWFGFIGLSMCLIFYSFLLVLSAKLTLRLKSINAPAIFLINGLLLMLSALSGHIWISGTLGISVGVINSLLWYEKMDLDKVSGG
- the tviB gene encoding Vi polysaccharide biosynthesis UDP-N-acetylglucosamine C-6 dehydrogenase TviB, which gives rise to MFKQSRIAVIGLGYVGLPLAVEFGKHYPTIGFDINEIRVAELKSGMDNTLEVEKEELLEAKLLTFTCELKDIANYNIYIVTVPTPIDDNNAPDLTPLVKASEALGKVITKGDTVIYESTVYPGATEEVCIPIIEQISGLKFNVDFYAGYSPERINPGDKVNRLTTIMKITSGSTPETADFVDNLYSSIITAGTHKASSIKVAEAAKVIENTQRDLNIAIINEFAKIFNRLDIDTEEVLKAAGTKWNFLHFKPGLVGGHCISVDPYYLTHKAKEVGYTPEVILAGRRINDGMGAYVSTQMVKKLASKKIHIDEAKVLVLGFTFKGDCPDVRNTKVIDVINELKSFNISVDVYDAWANPAEVKHEYDLDLISELKLNEYDGIIIAVDHSEFKAMGIEKVRQLGKENHVVYDVKYVFGINDSDLRL
- a CDS encoding Gfo/Idh/MocA family oxidoreductase — encoded protein: MKKFALIGTAGYIAPRHLNAIRDTGNELVVAMDINDSVGIMDMHFPDSEFFTEFEDFAAYVEDEAIKGNKLDYVSICSPNYLHTPHMKFALKNGIDVICEKPMVLHSSEIDILAQYEKKYGAKVNTILQLRLHPSILALKEKVANAPKDKVFDVELTYMTSRGKWYLKSWKGDNTKSGGVATNVGVHFYDMLHFIFGDLKHNEVHYRDEQTAAGYIEYAQARVKWFLSIDANNLPDNAVKGEKTTYRSILIGDEELEFSGGFTDLHTQSYQRILDNKGYGLEDNRVAIETVEIIREQALASNPINYHPLMNKLI
- a CDS encoding acyltransferase produces the protein MKYTKHDTAIVDDGATIGDNTRIWHFVHICGQASIGEGCSLGQNVFIGNKVVIGNNVKIQNNVSVYDNVYIEDDVFCGPSMVFTNVYNPRSFIERKTEYRDTLIKRGATLGANCTIVCGVTVGAFSLIGAGAVVNKDVPEYALMVGVPAKQIGWISEYGEQLPLPLVGQAECACEHTGTKYVLSNNTLTKVS
- a CDS encoding DegT/DnrJ/EryC1/StrS family aminotransferase translates to MQFIDLAAQYEHLKTRIDSRIQTVLDHGCYIMGPEVEELESQLADYVGVKHAITCANGTDALQLCMMVLDIKEGDAVFCPTFTFFATAEVVAFANATPVFVDSDVQTFNICPVDLEKRILEVISEGKLIPRAIIAVDLFGLPANYPEIQKIADKYGLKLIEDAAQGFGGAINGQRAGSFGDIATTSFFPAKPLGCYGDGGAIFTNNDDYATLLKSLRVHGKGSDKYDNVRIGINSRLDTIQAAVLLEKLAVFPQELVHRNRAASFYSTRLSDRFVTPILPAGYTSSWAQYTLIDDKREAVMAEYKSKGVPTMIYYGTCMHQQTAFSHLNYSDADFPIASLLAKQVFSLPMHPYITETSLESICLISK